In Rana temporaria chromosome 3, aRanTem1.1, whole genome shotgun sequence, a single window of DNA contains:
- the LOC120930781 gene encoding olfactory receptor 1019-like, with the protein MNVKNKTQVTMFEFSGLMPLAPFLFVLFLMVYIVTVLGNIGMMAMVHLSPTLHTPMYYLLRCLSMVDLFYSSVITPKMFSDLLSKRKLITFIGCSLQFYFFCALVSTEVFILSGMAYDRYVAICRPLHYVLVMTKKKCLGLVILSFSVGFVQSAAQTSSLFSLEFCDSNLIDHFYCDIPPLVRLSCSEIRTCTIVTLFLVCFCGIGSMTNILVSYTLIIPSILRINSAAGRRKAFNTCSSHLMCASIFYVTVFCTYLHPTSSTLKKEEQVSSLFYTVVAPMLNPPFYSLRNQEVKKAIIRLLQKSPH; encoded by the exons ATGAATGTCAAGAACAAGACTCAAGTGACCATGTTTGAGTTTtctggtcttatgccgc TTGCCCCGTTCCTCTTTGTGCTTTTTTTGATGGTTTACATAGTGACCGTGCTTGGAAACATTGGGATGATGGCGATGGTACATCTCTCACCCACCCTCCACACTCCAATGTACTACTTACTGAGATGTCTGTCTATGGTGGACCTCTTCTACTCTTCAGTAATTACTCCTAAAATGTTCTCTGACCTCCTTTCCAAGAGAAAATTAATCACGTTTATTGGTTGCAGCCTTCAGTTCTACTTCTTTTGTGCACTGGTATCTACAGAGGTCTTTATTCTCTCCGGAATGGCATATGACCGATATGTTGCTATATGCCGCCCTCTCCACTACGTCTTAGTGATGACTAAGAAGAAATGTCTCGGACTTGTAATTCTCTCGTTCTCTGTTGGCTTTGTGCAGTCAGCGGCACAGACCAGCAGTCTATTCAGTCTTGAATTTTGTGACTCTAACCTTATAGACCACTTCTACTGTGACATCCCTCCACTGGTCAGGTTGTCTTGTTCCGAAATCCGCACCTGCACCATCGTCACCCTTTTCCTTGTGTGTTTTTGTGGCATAGGTTCAATGACAAACATCCTGGTCTCCTACACCCTCATCATTCCATCTATCTTACGGATAAACTCTGCGGCTGGCAGGAGGAAAGCATTTAACACCTGCTCCTCACATCTCATGTGTGCGTCCATCTTCTATGTTacagttttttgtacttaccttCATCCGACCTCCAGTACCCTCAAAAAAGAAGAACAGGTATCCTCTTTATTCTACACAGTGGTGGCTCCAATGTTGAATCCTCCTTTCTACAGCCTGAGGAACCAAGAGGTGAAAAAGGCCATCATAAGACTGCTTCAGAAAAGCCCCCATTAA